The Chloroflexus aggregans DSM 9485 genome segment CATCAAATGGCTGGCTTATGCACCGTTTCGCTTCCTTTATGCCTACGGCCATCGTCAGGCCGACCGCGCCATCGCAACCGATTCATGCACCAAAGACGATTTGCCGCGCTACCTTGGCGTCGATCCGGCACGAGTTGTGGTCATCCCATCAGCTATCGACGTTGCCGAATGTTTATCTCAGGTACGCAGCGAACTTCGTACCGCCCTGCGTTTCCGTCTCGGCCTTACCAGCGGTAACCCGATCTTGCTCAGCGTTGGACGACTCGAACCCAATAAGGGGTTTGATGTGCTTATTGCCGCCCTGGCCCGCTTACGGGACGAATTGCCGCCCAACTGGCGCTGGCTGCTGGTCGGCAGTGGATCGGCCCGCACCGCGCTCGAACAGCAAATCCGTGAAGCAGGGATCGCCGAACACACCGTACTGGTCGGGCGCCTGAGTGACGAAGAACTGCATAGTCTGTATGAAGAGATCGACCTCTTCGTTCACCCAACCCGCTATGAAGGCAGTTCGCTGGTGACGCTTGAGGCGATGATCCATCGCCGGCCGGTGGTCGCCAGCGCCATCGGCGGTATTCCCGATAAGGTCTTTCCGGGACGTAACGGCTTGTTGGTCAAACCGGGTGATGTTGATGATCTCACCGCCCAACTCCGCGCAGCTTTAGCCGCCCGCGCACAGTGGTCAGAATGGGGGGCAGAGAGTGAGCGCATTGTGCGCTCAACATTCGATTGGCCGGTCGTGGCTCAACAGACGCTCGCCCTCTATCACGAGTTGCTGGCCGGCAACCATACCTCACACCCCACCCGATCGGGGTGATCAACCACCAACGCTGTGGCCGGATCGCGCCGTAAGAGCCAGAGAATCAGCAGATCACCGCCGGCGGCAAGCGTAAACAATGCACCAAAAATAGTTGCCTCCGGCCAGCGAGTCATTATGCCGATGATCGCCGGCACAATACCGAGTACAATGCATGGTAAGAGTGTGCCAAAGCGGTAAGCGTTAATCGGCAACGGTTGGGACACATGCGCAAACGGTGTGAACGTTTTGACGTGAAACCCAATCCGTAAGGCACGCAGCGGTATTCGACCAGCGAGCAACCATCCGATTGTGTGCAACGCTTCGTGAACAACGATCCCGATCACCACGACAAGCAACAATTTCCATGTAACGACAATTGTGAGATCGTGATGAATGACAGCGTAACCTATGACGAGCAACAACGCCGGTAACAGACCGAATATCAATCCAGTGAGATTCGCTTTGGCAAAAGAGACCGAACGCTCAGATCGTCGGTACGAAGGATTTGAGGAGATCATCTTACACCGCAAAGATATTACGTAAACTGTGATTGAGCTACCCAGCGTGGCTTATCTGTATCGCATTCTAGCTCTGACTGTCAAGCCTTCAAAGGACCCATACTATGACAAATCTCCCCTCACTACGACTGGTTGCCCTCGGTGGCGGTGGCGGTAGTGCCCAGACCCTTCTCGGTGCTCGCCCGTTCTTCGCCGAACGTACTGCGATCATTGCCGTAACCGATTCAGGTCGCAGTACGGGTATAGCACGTCAGATCGCCGATATTCCGGCCCCCGGTGATCTGCGCAACGTACTGGCTACATTGGCGGCTGCACCAAACCAAACGCTCGCCCGCTTAATGCAATACCGACTTAAAAGCCCGTCCTTTCCCTTCCTGGATGGAATGGCAATAGGGAATCTCATGTTGGGCGGACTCGTACAGATGGAAGGAGACATCGCCGCCGCCGCAGCGACTGCGCGCGAGCTGTTGGGTTGCCCAGAACACATTTTGCCCGTTTCGACGGCCAATACCCGTTTGTGTGCCGAGCTGGCCGACGGACGCATTGTCGTCGAGGAGGTTGCCGTGCGGACACCTGGCAAGCCACCGATTCGCCGCCTCTTTCTCGACCCACCGGCAGCCGCTTACCCCCCTGCGCTTACCGCATTGGCAACCGCCGATCTGATCGTGATCGGCCCCGGTAGCTTCTATACATCACTTCTGGCAACACTCTGCTTTGATGGTATCGTCGAAACCCTGCGCACCACACCGGCAACCATCGTATTTGTTTGCAACACAACAACTCAGCCCGGTCAGACCGATGGTATGACAATAGCCGACCACGTGGCCCGCCTTGTCGAAGTTCTCGGCCCTGGTGTGCTTGACGTGGCGTTGATTAACGATGCGAACG includes the following:
- a CDS encoding glycosyltransferase family 4 protein encodes the protein MDATHPQTGHPIRVAMVARAVFPLHGYGGIERHVYHLTKYLTQLGVVVTLYVQSLPPNATPGDLRPHAIETLRYDYTSPILPPNGVIGRQINFPIYSWRIGRRVARHVLHSNFDVVHTQGLCAFGYAAARHRDPRLQTTPFVANPHGMEEFRTSDRIKWLAYAPFRFLYAYGHRQADRAIATDSCTKDDLPRYLGVDPARVVVIPSAIDVAECLSQVRSELRTALRFRLGLTSGNPILLSVGRLEPNKGFDVLIAALARLRDELPPNWRWLLVGSGSARTALEQQIREAGIAEHTVLVGRLSDEELHSLYEEIDLFVHPTRYEGSSLVTLEAMIHRRPVVASAIGGIPDKVFPGRNGLLVKPGDVDDLTAQLRAALAARAQWSEWGAESERIVRSTFDWPVVAQQTLALYHELLAGNHTSHPTRSG
- a CDS encoding DUF3267 domain-containing protein, which encodes MISSNPSYRRSERSVSFAKANLTGLIFGLLPALLLVIGYAVIHHDLTIVVTWKLLLVVVIGIVVHEALHTIGWLLAGRIPLRALRIGFHVKTFTPFAHVSQPLPINAYRFGTLLPCIVLGIVPAIIGIMTRWPEATIFGALFTLAAGGDLLILWLLRRDPATALVVDHPDRVGCEVWLPASNS
- a CDS encoding gluconeogenesis factor YvcK family protein translates to MTNLPSLRLVALGGGGGSAQTLLGARPFFAERTAIIAVTDSGRSTGIARQIADIPAPGDLRNVLATLAAAPNQTLARLMQYRLKSPSFPFLDGMAIGNLMLGGLVQMEGDIAAAAATARELLGCPEHILPVSTANTRLCAELADGRIVVEEVAVRTPGKPPIRRLFLDPPAAAYPPALTALATADLIVIGPGSFYTSLLATLCFDGIVETLRTTPATIVFVCNTTTQPGQTDGMTIADHVARLVEVLGPGVLDVALINDANALHPAIVARYQAAGLHPLSLTDTDRQAIRALGVEPLVRDLAEPDPGHRELWQKADTIRHDPQTLGLALWKLALDRMQ